Proteins co-encoded in one Arachis hypogaea cultivar Tifrunner chromosome 13, arahy.Tifrunner.gnm2.J5K5, whole genome shotgun sequence genomic window:
- the LOC112792364 gene encoding monolignol oxidoreductase AtBBE-like 13 gives MSHLTIIILLLFLSRTSSDSIQESFVRCLHVNSDKSFPFDASIYTQNNASFTTVLDSSAQNLRFLVPSAPKPSFIFTPNTESHVQAAVICAKKLNIHLRVRSGGHDYEGMSYVSEIETPFMVVDLAKLRAINVDIKSNTAWIQAGATIGEVYYRIYQKSSVHGFPAGLCTSLGVGGHITGGAYGSMMRKFGLGADNVLDARMVDVNGRILDRRSMGEDLFWAIRGGGGGSFGILLWWKIKLVEVPPTVTVFTVPRTLEQGGTKLLHRWQEVAPSIDENLFIRVIIQPSNVGNTTKRTITTAYNALYLGGARKLLEVMQKSFPELGLTAKDCKETSWIKSIMYIAGYPDNTPPQVLLQGKSTFKNYFKAKSDFVRQPIPVAGLRGLWQRMMQEESPLMIWNPYGGKMSEFSESHIPFPHRNGTLFKIQYVTLWQDGKENAGKHIDWLRDLYTYMGAYVSKSPREAYVNYRDLDLGMNSKSRTSFKQASNWGYRYFKGNFKRLVKIKTKVDPGNFFRHEQSIPPLPY, from the coding sequence ATGTCACACTTAACAATAATAATCCTACTCCTATTTTTATCAAGAACAAGTTCAGATTCAATTCAAGAAAGCTTTGTACGCTGCTTACACGTGAATTCGGACAAATCATTCCCATTTGATGCATCAATATACACTCAAAACAATGCATCATTCACAACGGTTCTTGATTCCTCAGCACAGAACCTAAGGTTCTTGGTGCCTTCAGCACCCAAAccttccttcattttcacaccaaACACTGAGTCTCACGTCCAAGCAGCCGTCATCTGCGCCAAGAAGCTTAACATCCACCTCCGAGTGCGAAGCGGCGGCCATGACTACGAAGGCATGTCCTACGTTTCGGAGATCGAAACGCCTTTCATGGTCGTAGACTTGGCCAAGCTTCGCGCCATAAACGTTGACATCAAGAGCAACACGGCTTGGATTCAAGCCGGCGCCACCATCGGCGAAGTTTACTACAGAATTTACCAGAAGAGCTCTGTTCATGGCTTCCCTGCAGGACTCTGCACAAGCTTAGGTGTTGGAGGACACATCACCGGAGGTGCATACGGTTCCATGATGAGAAAATTCGGCCTCGGCGCCGATAACGTCCTCGACGCTCGAATGGTGGACGTTAACGGCAGGATTCTTGACAGAAGATCCATGGGGGAAGATCTGTTTTGGGCCAtaagaggaggaggtggtggaagCTTTGGAATCCTTCTATGGTGGAAGATAAAGCTGGTTGAAGTGCCTCCAACAGTTACGGTTTTCACAGTTCCAAGAACACTTGAACAAGGTGGAACGAAGCTTCTTCATAGGTGGCAGGAAGTAGCACCTTCCATTGATGAAAACCTCTTCATTAGAGTTATAATCCAACCTTCAAATGTGGGAAACACAACGAAAAGAACAATCACAACCGCTTACAATGCTCTCTACCTTGGTGGAGCAAGGAAGCTCCTTGAGGTGATGCAGAAGAGCTTCCCTGAACTGGGATTAACCGCCAAAGATTGCAAGGAAACAAGTTGGATCAAATCTATTATGTACATTGCAGGGTATCCAGACAACACTCCCCCTCAAGTTCTTCTCCAGGGGAAGTCAACTTTCAAGAATTACTTCAAGGCCAAGTCTGATTTCGTGAGGCAGCCGATCCCGGTGGCCGGCCTCCGCGGCTTGTGGCAGAGGATGATGCAGGAGGAGAGCCCCTTGATGATATGGAACCCCTATGGTGGAAAGATGAGTGAGTTCTCAGAGTCTCATATTCCATTCCCTCACAGGAATGGAACACTATTCAAGATTCAGTATGTGACTTTGTGGCAGGATGGAAAGGAGAATGCTGGAAAGCACATTGATTGGTTGAGGGATCTTTACACTTACATGGGTGCTTATGTGTCTAAGTCACCAAGGGAAGCTTATGTGAACTATAGAGATCTTGATTTGGGGATGAATTCCAAGAGCAGAACAAGCTTCAAGCAAGCTAGCAACTGGGGTTATAGGTATTTCAAGGGTAACTTCAAGAGATTGGTTAAGATCAAGACAAAGGTTGATCCTGGTAACTTCTTCAGGCATGAACAGAGTATTCCACCTCTTCCTTACTGA